A single Paenibacillus sp. FSL R5-0517 DNA region contains:
- the mdh gene encoding malate dehydrogenase: protein MTIQRKKITVVGAGFTGATTALMLAQKELGDVVLVDIPQLENPTKGKALDMMEASPVQGFDSHIVGTSNYEDTAGSEIVIITAGIARKPGMSRDDLVNTNAGIVKSVCENVKKYCPDSIVIILSNPVDAMTYAAYQTLGFPKNRVIGQSGVLDTARYCTFIAQELNVSVEDVRGFVLGGHGDDMVPLVRYSSVGGIPIDTLIPADRIESIVQRTRVGGGEIVNLLGNGSAYYAPAASLVQMTEAILKDKKRIIPVIAYLEGEYGYHDLFLGVPTILGGNGIEKIFELDLTTEEKAGLDKSADSVRNVISVVNL, encoded by the coding sequence TTGACTATTCAGCGCAAAAAAATCACAGTAGTCGGCGCCGGTTTTACCGGTGCCACGACCGCATTAATGCTTGCCCAAAAAGAACTCGGGGATGTTGTGCTGGTTGATATTCCTCAGCTGGAGAACCCGACGAAGGGGAAAGCACTCGATATGATGGAGGCAAGTCCTGTTCAAGGATTTGACAGTCATATCGTCGGTACTTCCAACTACGAAGATACTGCAGGTTCTGAGATTGTAATCATCACCGCTGGTATCGCCCGTAAACCGGGTATGAGCCGTGACGATCTGGTCAATACGAATGCGGGTATTGTGAAGTCCGTTTGTGAAAATGTGAAAAAATATTGCCCTGATTCCATCGTCATTATTCTAAGTAACCCGGTAGATGCGATGACTTATGCAGCTTATCAGACCCTTGGTTTTCCTAAAAACCGTGTTATTGGTCAGTCAGGTGTTCTGGATACAGCACGTTATTGTACCTTCATTGCGCAAGAGCTGAACGTATCTGTTGAAGATGTTCGTGGATTCGTTCTTGGTGGTCACGGAGACGATATGGTGCCTCTCGTTCGTTATTCGAGCGTGGGAGGCATTCCAATCGATACCCTGATTCCGGCTGACCGGATCGAATCCATCGTGCAGCGCACCCGTGTTGGCGGTGGTGAGATTGTGAATCTGCTTGGTAACGGCAGTGCGTATTACGCACCGGCGGCTTCACTTGTTCAGATGACCGAAGCGATTTTGAAGGACAAGAAACGTATCATTCCAGTCATCGCTTATCTTGAAGGTGAATATGGCTATCATGATCTGTTCCTCGGTGTACCAACCATTCTGGGTGGTAACGGCATTGAGAAAATATTCGAGCTTGACCTGACAACGGAAGAAAAAGCAGGCTTGGATAAATCTGCTGATTCGGTTCGTAACGTCATTTCAGTAGTAAACCTGTAA
- a CDS encoding SDR family oxidoreductase: MSTTPQNEKTMPAQHQDQRPGIESEMHPRPEFEKPEYKAAGKLTGKVALITGGDSGIGRAVAVTYAKEGADVAIVYLSEHEDAKETKRQVEQEGRKCILIAGDIGDDAFAKKSVQQTVDELGKLDIVVNNAAEQHPQQNLEDITPEQLERTFRTNIFGMFYVTQAALPHLKKGSTIINTTSITAYRGSPTLLDYSSTKGAITSFTRSLSMNVIEKGIRVNAVAPGPIWTPLIPSTFDEKKVSEFGATQPMKRPGQPDELAPAYVYLASDDSSYVSGQVMHVNGGEVVNG, translated from the coding sequence ATGTCAACCACACCACAAAACGAAAAAACAATGCCAGCACAGCATCAGGATCAACGACCTGGAATCGAGTCGGAGATGCATCCTAGACCCGAATTTGAAAAGCCTGAATACAAGGCAGCAGGTAAACTGACGGGAAAGGTAGCGCTCATTACAGGGGGTGACAGTGGGATCGGACGGGCTGTAGCTGTTACATACGCCAAGGAAGGCGCAGATGTCGCCATTGTATATCTGAGCGAGCACGAAGATGCCAAGGAAACGAAGCGCCAAGTGGAACAAGAAGGACGCAAGTGTATCTTGATAGCTGGAGATATTGGTGATGATGCCTTTGCGAAGAAGTCGGTTCAGCAGACGGTGGATGAATTGGGTAAACTGGACATTGTCGTGAATAACGCTGCGGAACAGCACCCACAGCAGAATCTGGAGGATATTACACCAGAGCAACTGGAGCGAACATTCCGTACCAATATCTTCGGCATGTTCTATGTGACGCAGGCAGCTCTGCCACATCTGAAGAAAGGCAGTACGATTATTAACACCACATCCATCACAGCTTATCGCGGTAGCCCGACCTTGCTTGATTATTCATCTACCAAAGGAGCAATCACTTCGTTCACTCGTTCTCTGTCGATGAATGTGATTGAGAAGGGAATTCGTGTTAATGCCGTTGCACCAGGGCCGATCTGGACACCGCTCATTCCATCCACCTTTGACGAGAAAAAAGTAAGTGAGTTTGGCGCAACCCAGCCGATGAAACGTCCAGGGCAACCGGATGAACTGGCTCCCGCATATGTGTATCTGGCTTCGGATGATTCATCGTATGTGAGTGGACAGGTAATGCATGTAAATGGCGGTGAAGTGGTAAACGGGTAA
- the ytvI gene encoding sporulation integral membrane protein YtvI: MDKIILKRLLRGLWVIIATILIAVAIYLLFPLLYPFAIAWIIAYAMNPLVKLLQHRARFPRWLAVTLSLIVYFGAIAVVLSAAITRMVKEVISLTTSFDLHVDEIKDTFVRWTQNDTIQSLIGQINEFYKENPNYQETINSNISKTTETVGTAVTDLVTGFFNMVLSLLTSLPNMGAVLIVVLLSTFFISKSWTRHSITVSGWVPSSIRKPISDIWTDLKKALFGYVRAQLIMISITALFVMIGLLILQVKSAFTIALFIGLVDLLPYLGVGLVMVPWAAYLFMNGDLYLGIGISVIYLILLIARQIIEPKVLASSVGLDPLATLVGMFVGLKLFGVLGLIIGPVSLVILDAFNRANVLRDLRTYIINGRVR; this comes from the coding sequence TTGGATAAAATTATACTGAAACGTCTGCTCCGCGGCTTATGGGTTATCATTGCGACCATTCTGATCGCTGTTGCCATATACTTGCTGTTCCCGCTTCTGTATCCTTTTGCGATTGCCTGGATCATCGCCTATGCCATGAATCCATTAGTGAAACTGCTTCAGCATCGAGCACGGTTCCCCCGCTGGCTGGCTGTGACTCTTTCATTGATCGTTTATTTTGGTGCCATTGCGGTGGTGCTATCAGCGGCGATTACCCGCATGGTAAAAGAAGTCATTTCACTTACGACAAGCTTTGATCTTCATGTGGATGAAATCAAGGACACATTTGTGCGCTGGACCCAGAATGACACCATTCAGAGTTTGATTGGGCAGATCAATGAATTTTACAAGGAGAATCCCAACTACCAGGAAACCATCAACAGCAATATCAGCAAAACGACCGAAACGGTAGGTACAGCCGTGACCGATCTGGTCACCGGATTTTTCAATATGGTTCTGAGCCTCCTGACTTCCCTACCTAATATGGGGGCGGTATTAATTGTTGTTCTGCTGTCTACATTCTTCATCAGCAAAAGTTGGACTCGGCATAGCATCACCGTATCGGGCTGGGTACCCTCCTCCATTCGCAAGCCAATATCAGATATATGGACTGACCTGAAAAAGGCCTTGTTTGGGTACGTGAGAGCACAATTGATCATGATCTCGATTACAGCACTATTCGTCATGATTGGACTGCTTATATTGCAAGTAAAGTCAGCCTTCACTATCGCTCTCTTTATTGGTCTGGTGGATCTGCTACCTTACTTGGGTGTGGGTCTGGTCATGGTACCTTGGGCAGCATACCTGTTTATGAACGGGGATCTGTATCTGGGCATAGGTATTAGTGTTATCTATCTGATCTTACTAATCGCCCGTCAGATTATTGAACCGAAGGTACTTGCAAGTAGTGTAGGGCTCGACCCACTCGCCACGCTGGTTGGCATGTTCGTGGGTTTGAAACTGTTCGGTGTACTTGGCTTGATTATCGGTCCGGTCAGCTTGGTCATCCTCGATGCGTTTAATCGGGCTAACGTATTGCGTGACCTCCGAACGTATATCATCAACGGACGTGTCCGATGA
- the citZ gene encoding citrate synthase encodes MTATKGLEGIVATTSSISSIVDGVLTYRGYDIDDLAEHASFEEVAYLLWFGKLPTTDELKSLRKSLSDYAPIPSELIAQIQLYPKNVSTMAALRSAVSALALYDEQADEMTTEANENKAVKLQAQLPTIVAAIARIRQGKEPVAPKEGASIAENFLYMMTGEEPSETAVKALDQALVLHADHELNASTFAARVTVATLSDIYSGVTSAIGALKGPLHGGANEAVMKMLNEIGTPDRLEAAIQEKLNNREKIMGFGHRVYKNGDPRAKHLQKMSRELGEMNNDTRLYDMSVKIEELVTGQKGLKPNVDFYSASVYTQLEIEQELFTPIFAISRVSGWTAHILEQLADNRIIRPRAEYTGPTEQKYVSIELR; translated from the coding sequence ATGACAGCTACCAAAGGTCTGGAAGGCATCGTTGCAACAACCTCTTCGATCAGTTCTATTGTAGACGGTGTGCTCACATACCGTGGTTACGATATCGACGATTTGGCTGAACATGCCAGCTTTGAAGAAGTTGCCTATTTGTTGTGGTTTGGTAAATTGCCAACAACGGATGAACTGAAATCCCTTCGTAAAAGCCTGAGCGATTACGCGCCGATTCCGAGCGAGTTGATTGCACAAATCCAATTGTATCCGAAAAACGTCAGTACCATGGCAGCACTTCGTTCCGCTGTCTCTGCACTTGCACTGTACGACGAGCAAGCTGATGAGATGACAACAGAAGCGAATGAGAACAAAGCGGTTAAGTTGCAAGCACAGTTGCCAACGATTGTGGCAGCCATCGCCCGTATCCGTCAGGGCAAAGAACCTGTGGCTCCAAAAGAAGGCGCTTCCATCGCAGAGAACTTTTTATATATGATGACTGGTGAAGAACCATCCGAGACCGCAGTGAAAGCATTGGACCAAGCCCTTGTCCTGCATGCGGATCACGAGTTGAATGCTTCGACATTTGCAGCTCGTGTAACGGTTGCTACGCTGTCGGATATCTATTCCGGTGTAACTTCCGCCATTGGCGCACTGAAGGGACCACTGCATGGTGGTGCTAACGAAGCCGTTATGAAAATGTTGAATGAGATCGGTACGCCTGATCGTCTTGAAGCGGCAATTCAGGAAAAATTGAATAATCGTGAAAAGATCATGGGCTTTGGACATCGGGTGTACAAAAACGGTGATCCACGTGCCAAGCATCTACAGAAGATGTCCAGAGAACTTGGCGAGATGAACAATGATACGCGCCTTTATGATATGTCAGTGAAGATCGAGGAACTGGTTACAGGACAAAAAGGACTGAAGCCTAACGTAGACTTCTATTCTGCTTCTGTATATACCCAACTGGAGATCGAACAGGAATTGTTCACTCCGATCTTTGCCATCAGCCGGGTGTCTGGATGGACTGCGCATATTTTGGAACAGCTTGCGGACAATCGCATCATTCGTCCACGTGCGGAGTACACTGGCCCTACAGAACAGAAATACGTTTCTATTGAACTTCGCTAA
- a CDS encoding cupin domain-containing protein — protein sequence MKMSKQNAAHYIWGAQCDGWHLVQNDKLSIIHERMPAGTTETRHVHSVSRQFFFILSGEAYMELNGEMFVLETHEGIEIAPGMPHQMMNRSNEEVEFLVISNPGTRGDRIELDSI from the coding sequence ATGAAAATGAGCAAACAGAATGCAGCGCATTATATATGGGGTGCACAGTGCGATGGCTGGCACCTTGTTCAAAACGATAAATTGAGCATCATTCATGAGCGAATGCCTGCAGGAACGACTGAAACACGACATGTTCATTCGGTAAGCCGTCAGTTTTTTTTCATCCTTAGTGGTGAAGCATATATGGAACTAAACGGAGAAATGTTCGTGCTAGAAACCCATGAAGGAATAGAGATTGCACCCGGAATGCCGCATCAGATGATGAATCGCAGCAACGAAGAAGTGGAGTTTCTCGTTATTTCCAATCCCGGCACCCGTGGTGACCGAATTGAACTGGATTCAATATAG
- a CDS encoding ATP-binding protein, producing the protein MRPFRIRLAIIMMVLIGVSVIVAGYTMGRVFKTTHITALEQTMVREINLLKATFPFHDASDPTSEATRKYYSDRALELDRLTDSRVTFINKDGTVIGDSESNPAAMDNHLNREEILGAVGDGYGQSIRYSETLGQDMLYVALPVNSDQSDMIEMPSGKFDGYIRLSMSLHAVDQGLQRGWMIMFAALGLLFLIVAFVSYRVARGLTSPIEHITKVAHRITKLEYDARVDVTRRDEIGQLGLAINGMADSLQSQLKTIRDNEALLQSVLANMTGGIVMIDAGQSIALVNREAERMLGIQAGKVTGKPYTELKRHYELTRTIEESVALKDRMHEEVSVFNPEEKLIRIDGVPMSEDDGSYRGMLFLLQDVTAIRRLESMRSEFVANVSHELKTPVAAVKGFAETLLSGGVQDKETERSFLKIIYDEGDRLNRLIGDILELSKIESKRAPLQCSPVHVHSFFEMVLGTLSKVAEKKQIRLEMHVPEELYIEADEDKMKQIFINLLSNGINYTPDGGRVKLQVTMDNDDEVVFAVSDTGIGIPKKDLPRIFERFYRVDKGRSRNSGGTGLGLSIVKHLVELHHGKLSVESELGMGTTFRVILPFIQDEEI; encoded by the coding sequence ATGAGACCGTTCCGAATTCGCCTTGCCATCATTATGATGGTGCTGATCGGTGTATCCGTCATTGTAGCTGGATATACAATGGGCAGAGTGTTTAAAACTACGCACATAACCGCATTGGAGCAAACCATGGTGCGGGAGATTAATTTGCTCAAAGCCACGTTTCCCTTCCATGATGCAAGTGATCCAACCTCGGAAGCCACACGAAAGTACTATTCAGATCGGGCGCTGGAACTGGATCGCCTCACGGATTCCCGGGTGACCTTCATCAATAAAGACGGCACCGTCATTGGAGATTCCGAGAGTAATCCGGCAGCGATGGATAATCACTTGAACCGGGAAGAAATTCTGGGTGCGGTTGGGGATGGATACGGGCAGTCCATACGGTACAGTGAAACACTGGGACAGGACATGCTGTATGTAGCACTACCTGTCAATTCGGATCAAAGTGACATGATTGAAATGCCCAGCGGCAAATTTGATGGCTACATCCGTCTTTCAATGAGTCTGCATGCGGTTGATCAGGGTCTTCAGCGTGGTTGGATGATTATGTTTGCTGCACTAGGACTGCTGTTCTTAATTGTCGCATTTGTCAGTTATAGGGTTGCACGCGGACTAACCTCCCCGATTGAGCATATTACAAAAGTGGCTCATCGAATCACCAAGCTGGAATACGATGCGAGAGTTGATGTAACGCGTAGAGATGAGATCGGACAGTTGGGGCTTGCGATCAACGGAATGGCAGACAGCTTGCAGTCCCAGCTGAAGACGATTCGTGACAATGAAGCCTTGCTACAGAGCGTCCTCGCGAACATGACCGGAGGCATTGTCATGATCGATGCAGGGCAATCCATTGCATTGGTTAATCGGGAAGCAGAGCGTATGCTCGGTATTCAGGCAGGAAAAGTTACGGGTAAGCCTTATACTGAATTGAAAAGACACTACGAATTAACACGTACCATTGAAGAGAGTGTTGCACTGAAAGATCGGATGCATGAAGAAGTGAGTGTGTTCAACCCGGAGGAAAAACTGATCCGGATTGATGGCGTACCGATGTCGGAAGATGATGGTAGTTATCGAGGCATGTTGTTCCTGTTGCAGGACGTGACGGCGATTCGCCGATTGGAGTCGATGCGCAGTGAGTTTGTTGCGAATGTCTCACATGAGCTTAAGACACCTGTTGCTGCGGTCAAGGGCTTTGCCGAAACGTTGCTCAGTGGCGGGGTACAGGATAAGGAGACGGAGCGTTCATTCCTGAAAATCATCTATGATGAAGGAGATCGACTTAACCGATTGATTGGGGATATTCTGGAATTATCCAAAATCGAATCCAAACGCGCGCCTTTGCAATGTTCACCTGTTCATGTACACTCTTTCTTCGAAATGGTGCTGGGCACCCTGTCCAAGGTGGCGGAGAAAAAGCAGATTCGTCTGGAAATGCATGTTCCGGAGGAACTGTACATTGAAGCGGATGAGGACAAGATGAAGCAGATCTTCATCAATCTGTTATCCAACGGAATCAACTATACCCCGGATGGCGGACGAGTGAAGTTACAGGTGACAATGGATAACGACGATGAAGTGGTCTTTGCGGTGTCGGATACTGGCATTGGCATACCGAAAAAAGATCTGCCGCGGATCTTCGAACGATTCTATCGCGTTGATAAAGGCAGATCCCGTAATTCAGGGGGCACGGGCCTTGGACTTTCCATCGTGAAACATCTGGTGGAATTGCATCATGGCAAATTGTCTGTTGAGAGTGAGCTGGGCATGGGGACAACGTTCCGTGTGATCCTTCCATTCATTCAGGATGAAGAGATCTAG
- a CDS encoding histidine kinase N-terminal 7TM domain-containing protein: MESHINSYITLVATSAVLNVFLCLYTYFRRSEIPSSKIFILYTAALSIYTFGYAIELASNTLEQMKFWTTVEYIGMPFSASLGLMLMIKYTGKTLSKKATAALFVIPSITLCMVATNDFHHLFYKKVWLREDSPVPLMDIAVGQWYVVHGAFTFSCLLCACLILIGQWKHTKKMYRRQLLTLITSQIIPMVAAFLYLLGLTPGGMDPVPVLMCITSAMYIWAILSSRLLTIVPIAKDSIFESMREGVIVLDSSNRLVDYNRSLRDMLPELNLTMIGQPLDEIWLTLAGETFPVQYEKEGLQTDLYWQLAGETVCYQVRTSYVYNKDAQIVGSLIMLIDITEQRFLQEQLKQLAYFDGLTKIYNRTHFLHKGREMLSEARLNQQPVSFILFDIDYFKRINDTYGHDVGDQAIIHVVSVCNRYLSPEMLFARYGGEEFVISLPDTSLQEAKELAEQLRVALLNSPLDVKGNPITLTSSFGISQYNGGIDSLESLLRDADTALYESKRNGRNAVCAYAMSAT; the protein is encoded by the coding sequence ATGGAATCGCATATTAATTCATATATAACACTCGTAGCCACTTCAGCCGTGCTGAATGTCTTTTTGTGTTTATATACCTATTTCAGAAGATCCGAGATCCCCAGCTCCAAAATATTCATCCTCTACACAGCAGCACTCTCCATATACACGTTTGGATATGCAATTGAGCTGGCCAGCAACACGCTCGAGCAGATGAAGTTTTGGACCACCGTGGAGTATATAGGCATGCCCTTCTCCGCATCTCTTGGCCTCATGTTGATGATAAAATATACAGGAAAAACGTTATCCAAAAAGGCCACTGCCGCATTGTTTGTAATCCCTTCCATTACACTATGTATGGTAGCAACCAATGATTTTCATCATCTTTTTTATAAGAAAGTATGGCTGAGAGAAGATAGTCCCGTACCTCTGATGGATATCGCAGTAGGTCAATGGTATGTTGTACACGGCGCATTCACGTTCTCATGTCTGTTGTGTGCCTGCCTCATTCTGATCGGTCAATGGAAACACACCAAGAAGATGTACCGTCGACAATTACTTACACTGATTACTTCACAGATTATTCCTATGGTCGCAGCTTTTCTGTATTTGCTTGGCTTGACACCTGGTGGGATGGACCCCGTGCCGGTTCTCATGTGTATTACATCTGCGATGTATATCTGGGCCATTCTATCCTCTCGTCTCCTGACCATCGTGCCGATTGCTAAAGACAGTATTTTCGAGAGCATGCGCGAAGGAGTTATTGTACTGGATAGTTCCAATCGTCTGGTAGATTATAATCGATCACTTCGTGACATGTTGCCAGAGCTTAACCTCACCATGATTGGACAACCCTTGGATGAGATATGGCTTACTCTTGCCGGTGAGACTTTTCCCGTTCAATACGAGAAGGAAGGATTGCAAACGGATCTGTACTGGCAGTTAGCAGGTGAAACCGTCTGTTATCAAGTCAGAACATCTTATGTGTATAACAAGGATGCACAGATCGTGGGTAGCCTCATTATGCTCATTGATATAACAGAACAACGTTTCTTGCAAGAACAGCTAAAACAACTGGCTTATTTCGATGGTCTGACCAAAATCTATAATCGCACTCATTTTTTGCATAAAGGACGGGAGATGTTAAGCGAGGCTCGTCTTAATCAGCAGCCTGTTTCATTTATATTATTTGATATCGATTATTTTAAACGCATCAATGATACCTATGGACATGATGTAGGTGATCAGGCCATTATCCATGTAGTCTCTGTATGTAATCGATATTTGAGCCCTGAGATGTTGTTCGCCCGTTATGGAGGAGAAGAATTCGTTATCTCCCTTCCGGATACCTCTCTTCAAGAAGCCAAAGAACTTGCAGAGCAACTGAGAGTTGCCTTGTTGAATTCCCCCCTAGATGTTAAGGGAAATCCTATTACGCTGACCTCAAGCTTTGGTATCTCCCAATACAATGGAGGCATTGATTCGCTGGAATCCTTGTTACGTGATGCTGATACTGCGCTGTATGAGTCCAAGCGGAATGGTCGAAATGCTGTGTGTGCATATGCTATGAGTGCAACCTAA
- a CDS encoding response regulator transcription factor yields the protein MAQRLLVIEDEPTLSRLLTYNLTQEGYDVTAEDHGSAGYDRALSQEFDLILLDLMLPGMNGLDILNKLRIQGVSTPVIILTAKNGEAEVVQGLKSGADDYITKPFGVSELLARVDAVLRRYSNGEDLPQPDDKDGSRIILGELEIYPLKYEVTLGGQSISLRPKEFEVLLYLAKKPGVVLTRDDLMNAVWGFDYIGGQRTVDVHVSSLRKKLELDPESVHIDSIRGVGYKLVVKRKTPHHSS from the coding sequence ATGGCACAGCGTTTGCTAGTTATTGAGGATGAACCTACATTATCGAGATTACTCACGTATAACCTGACACAGGAAGGTTATGACGTTACGGCAGAGGATCACGGATCTGCAGGATATGATCGGGCCTTGTCTCAGGAATTTGATCTCATTTTACTTGATCTGATGCTTCCGGGCATGAATGGTCTGGACATTCTGAATAAGTTAAGAATACAGGGTGTCAGTACACCTGTTATCATTCTGACCGCCAAGAACGGTGAAGCCGAGGTAGTACAGGGACTGAAATCGGGTGCCGATGATTATATTACCAAACCATTTGGTGTATCTGAGTTATTAGCCCGAGTGGATGCCGTATTAAGACGTTATTCCAATGGTGAAGACTTACCACAGCCTGATGACAAGGATGGTTCACGAATTATTCTGGGAGAGCTTGAGATTTATCCTCTGAAATATGAAGTGACACTGGGTGGACAATCCATCAGTCTGCGTCCGAAAGAATTCGAAGTTCTCTTATATTTGGCCAAAAAGCCGGGTGTGGTACTGACAAGGGATGATCTGATGAACGCGGTGTGGGGCTTCGATTATATCGGAGGTCAACGAACAGTGGACGTACACGTCAGCTCATTACGCAAAAAGCTGGAGCTGGACCCAGAATCGGTTCACATTGATTCCATTCGTGGTGTAGGTTATAAATTGGTTGTGAAAAGAAAAACTCCCCATCATTCAAGTTAG
- the icd gene encoding NADP-dependent isocitrate dehydrogenase, whose translation MKLEKFAHPTEGEKIQIDNGTLQVPSNPIIPFIEGDGTGRDIWKASKRVLDAAVEKAYDGNKKIAWYEVFAGQKAFDTYGEWLPNDTLEAIREYIVAIKGPLTTPIGGGIRSLNVALRQELDLYTCLRPVRYFDGVPSPVKRPELVDMVIFRENTEDIYAGIEYAEGSEEVKKVIQFLQQEMGANKIRFPETSGIGIKPVSSEGSKRLVRAAIQYAIDHNRKSVTLVHKGNIMKFTEGAFKNWGYEVAEEEFADKVFTWAQYDIIKDNEGTDAANAAQKAAEDAGKIIVKDAIADIALQQVLTRPGEFDVIATLNLNGDYLSDALAAQVGGIGIAPGANINYVTGHAIFEATHGTAPKYADKDVVNPGSVILSGVMLLEHLGWQEAANLIYKGMETSINNKTVTYDFARLMDGATEVKCSEFADQIIKNL comes from the coding sequence ATGAAATTAGAAAAATTTGCTCACCCAACTGAAGGCGAAAAAATTCAAATTGATAACGGTACACTTCAAGTACCTAGCAACCCAATCATTCCATTTATCGAAGGTGACGGTACAGGCCGTGATATCTGGAAAGCTTCCAAACGTGTATTGGATGCAGCTGTTGAAAAAGCCTATGATGGCAACAAAAAAATCGCATGGTATGAAGTGTTTGCTGGACAAAAAGCATTCGATACATACGGTGAGTGGTTGCCGAATGATACATTGGAAGCCATTCGTGAGTATATCGTAGCGATCAAAGGACCATTGACTACACCAATCGGTGGCGGTATCCGTTCCCTGAACGTAGCCCTGCGTCAAGAGCTTGACCTCTACACTTGCTTGCGTCCTGTTCGTTATTTCGACGGTGTACCTTCTCCGGTTAAACGTCCTGAGCTGGTAGACATGGTTATTTTCCGTGAGAATACGGAAGATATCTATGCAGGAATCGAGTATGCTGAAGGTTCTGAAGAAGTGAAAAAAGTGATCCAGTTCCTGCAACAGGAGATGGGTGCTAACAAAATTCGTTTCCCTGAAACTTCCGGTATTGGTATCAAGCCAGTTTCTTCCGAAGGTTCAAAACGTTTGGTGCGTGCAGCAATTCAATACGCAATTGATCATAACCGTAAGAGTGTTACCTTGGTACACAAAGGTAATATCATGAAATTTACCGAAGGTGCCTTCAAAAACTGGGGATACGAAGTGGCTGAAGAAGAGTTCGCTGACAAAGTATTCACTTGGGCACAATATGACATCATCAAAGATAACGAAGGTACAGATGCAGCGAATGCAGCACAAAAAGCCGCTGAAGATGCTGGTAAAATCATCGTAAAAGATGCGATTGCCGATATCGCTCTGCAACAAGTACTGACTCGTCCAGGCGAATTCGATGTGATCGCAACCTTGAACCTGAACGGTGACTATCTGTCCGATGCACTTGCAGCGCAAGTTGGCGGAATTGGTATCGCTCCTGGAGCGAACATCAACTACGTGACAGGACATGCTATCTTCGAAGCAACTCACGGTACTGCACCTAAATACGCGGACAAAGATGTCGTGAACCCTGGTTCCGTTATTCTGTCCGGAGTAATGTTGCTTGAGCACTTGGGATGGCAAGAAGCAGCTAACCTGATCTACAAAGGTATGGAAACATCCATTAACAATAAAACAGTAACGTATGACTTTGCACGTCTGATGGATGGCGCTACTGAAGTGAAATGTTCTGAATTCGCGGATCAAATCATTAAAAACCTGTAA